Proteins from one Ipomoea triloba cultivar NCNSP0323 chromosome 1, ASM357664v1 genomic window:
- the LOC116011413 gene encoding uncharacterized protein LOC116011413: MASHDDVPSLANLTLADLDDDEGVYHQAQVHVEGVAVEVEFYIVGRLVTNKPTKFAFLKDTMASVWQPLMGMNARELQPHLYLFRFFHEKDVLRVMEDGPWSFEQSLLILKRVVPPEVPESVNLNSTDFWVQIHSLPVGLRSEAILSAMGNFIGSLVKTDERNFDGSMRSFFRIRVSINVTKPLRKGMRLKVENGDWVMVEFKYERLPTFCFLCGIIGHGEKFCPKSWEEVSTLVKPFGASLRAGSRRTTPTAGQRWFAPETTAERSLWKGPVVVGSDVAKGKSSMSVNEVSSMIVARNNVNTRGCSITETGLANDGGTTPIAMSKELTVFDHKRKRVDGESSEVGADMQVDIDSQTLSKNLLVAGAGVSQSRQSL; encoded by the coding sequence ATGGCGTCCCACGACGATGTTCCATCTTTGGCTAATCTCACGTTAGCTGATCTTGATGACGATGAGGGGGTGTATCACCAAGCACAAGTGCATGTTGAGGGTGTTGCTGTAGAAGTGGAGTTTTATATAGTCGGTCGTTTAGTGACGAATAAGCCGACTAAGTTTGCGTTCCTGAAGGACACTATGGCTTCGGTCTGGCAACCTCTTATGGGTATGAATGCGCGGGAACTCCAACCCCATCTCTATCTTTTCAGGTTCTTTCATGAAAAAGACGTCTTACGTGTTATGGAGGATGGGCCTTGGTCGTTTGAGCAAAGTTTGTTAATCTTGAAGCGAGTTGTGCCGCCGGAAGTTCCTGAATCTGTCAATCTAAATTCGACGGACTTTTGGGTGCAGATTCATAGTCTCCCGGTTGGATTACGATCGGAAGCTATTTTGAGTGCTATGGGTAACTTTATAGGTTCACTGGTGAAGACTGATGAGCGCAATTTCGATGGTTCCATGAGGTCTTTTTTTCGCATCAGGGTTTCTATTAATGTGACTAAACCTCTACGTAAAGGTATGAGATTAAAGGTTGAGAATGGTGACTGGGTGATGGTGGAGTTTAAGTATGAGCGATTGCCTACGTTTTGCTTCTTGTGCGGTATTATTGGTCATGGTGAAAAGTTCTGCCCTAAATCTTGGGAAGAGGTTTCTACGTTGGTTAAGCCTTTTGGGGCTAGTCTTAGGGCTGGTTCTCGAAGGACTACGCCGACGGCTGGGCAGCGATGGTTTGCGCCGGAAACCACTGCCGAGCGAAGCTTGTGGAAGGGACCTGTGGTGGTGGGTTCGGATGTTGCGAAAGGGAAATCGTCGATGTCTGTGAACGAGGTTTCATCTATGATTGTGGCTCGAAACAACGTGAATACGAGGGGGTGTTCTATAACTGAGACTGGCCTTGCCAATGACGGTGGTACGACTCCTATCGCCATGAGTAAAGAACTTACTGTCTTTGATCATAAGCGGAAGCGTGTGGATGGTGAGAGTTCAGAGGTTGGTGCTGATATGCAGGTTGACATTGACTCTCAGACTCTTTCAAAAAACTTGCTGGTGGCGGGTGCTGGTGTTTCCCAGTCCCGCCAATCACTATGA